One genomic segment of Chitinophaga parva includes these proteins:
- a CDS encoding aldo/keto reductase: protein MEIKQIALGSQGLVVPVIGLGCMGMTGFEEANIYGPADEQEAIATIHRSLELGGNFLDTADLYGPLKNEQLIAKAISGKRDQYILATKFGWEIDDNNKVTWAINGKKAYVKKSLERSLKNLNTDYIDLYYLHRLDKNTPIEETVEAMAGLVKEGKVGYIGLSEVSSETVKRAHAVHPVTAVQSEYSLFERTVEERGVLATLNELGIGFVAYSPLGRGFLSGQIKSIDDLPENDFRRAIPRFQGEMFNKNIELVKAIEAMAEAKNVTSSQLALAWIMNKGILPIPGTKRRKYLEQNLAATTIELTEADLSQLESIVPLGTDTGAPYDEFSMGLID from the coding sequence ATGGAAATAAAACAAATTGCATTGGGCAGCCAGGGTTTGGTTGTTCCCGTAATCGGCCTGGGCTGCATGGGCATGACAGGTTTTGAAGAAGCAAATATATATGGTCCCGCAGATGAGCAGGAAGCCATCGCGACGATCCACCGTTCGCTTGAGCTAGGCGGTAATTTTTTGGATACGGCCGACCTGTACGGGCCGCTGAAAAATGAGCAGCTCATCGCCAAGGCGATCAGCGGTAAGCGCGATCAGTACATTCTGGCCACCAAGTTTGGCTGGGAGATCGATGATAACAATAAAGTGACATGGGCTATCAATGGTAAAAAGGCCTATGTAAAGAAATCTTTAGAGCGTTCCCTAAAGAATCTCAACACCGACTACATTGATCTGTATTACCTGCATCGCCTGGATAAAAACACGCCGATCGAAGAAACGGTTGAAGCCATGGCCGGGCTGGTTAAAGAAGGTAAAGTAGGTTATATTGGTCTGTCGGAAGTATCGTCTGAAACGGTCAAGCGGGCGCATGCAGTACACCCGGTCACCGCGGTACAAAGCGAGTATTCCTTATTTGAACGAACAGTAGAAGAACGCGGCGTGTTAGCCACCTTAAATGAACTTGGTATTGGGTTTGTAGCTTACTCACCATTAGGCCGTGGGTTTTTATCGGGGCAGATCAAAAGCATTGATGACCTGCCGGAGAACGATTTCCGCAGGGCAATCCCGCGTTTCCAGGGTGAAATGTTTAATAAGAATATTGAATTGGTTAAGGCAATTGAGGCCATGGCGGAAGCAAAGAACGTCACTTCTTCGCAGCTGGCTTTGGCCTGGATCATGAACAAGGGCATTTTGCCGATCCCGGGAACGAAACGCAGAAAGTACCTGGAGCAAAACCTTGCGGCAACAACCATTGAGTTGACGGAGGCGGACCTTTCACAACTGGAAAGCATCGTGCCATTGGGTACAGACACGGGCGCCCCATATGATGAATTTAGTATGGGCTTAATTGATTAA
- a CDS encoding helix-turn-helix domain-containing protein: MKQKKYIFNTISDFHKISGLPKPEHPLVSLVDYGLVEYQTGEKEICWVQHFYSIGLKRCMPQGKFRYGQQQYDFDEGLLSFISPGQLMRLEIDNPSNAKPTGWLLLIHPDFIWNTTLAKSIKQYEFFGYAVNEALFLSEKEEVIITDILLNIQREYHSNIDKFSQNIIIAQIELLLNYCERFYQRQFITRKKSSHQILERLEKILDDYFNNSDPTYKGLPTAQHIAGLLNVSPNYLGSLLKTLTGQTTQQHIHNKLIDIAKEKLSTTTLTISEIAYELGFEHPQSFSKLFKTKTKLSPLEFRQSFN, encoded by the coding sequence ATGAAGCAAAAAAAATACATATTCAATACCATCAGCGACTTTCACAAAATAAGTGGCTTACCTAAACCCGAACACCCGCTGGTTAGCCTGGTGGACTATGGTTTGGTAGAATATCAGACCGGTGAAAAGGAGATCTGTTGGGTTCAGCATTTCTATTCCATCGGCTTAAAGCGATGCATGCCGCAAGGGAAATTCCGCTACGGGCAACAGCAGTATGATTTTGATGAAGGCCTGTTATCGTTTATCTCGCCCGGGCAGCTGATGCGTCTTGAGATAGACAACCCGTCCAATGCAAAACCAACAGGATGGCTTTTGCTGATTCACCCGGATTTTATCTGGAACACAACGTTGGCAAAAAGCATTAAGCAATACGAATTTTTTGGCTATGCCGTAAACGAAGCCCTTTTTCTCTCAGAAAAAGAAGAAGTTATTATTACAGACATCCTGCTGAACATTCAGCGGGAGTATCATTCCAATATTGACAAGTTTAGTCAAAACATCATCATTGCCCAAATCGAATTGTTGCTCAATTACTGCGAGCGTTTTTACCAACGCCAATTCATTACCCGGAAAAAGAGCAGCCATCAAATACTGGAACGACTGGAAAAAATCCTTGACGATTATTTTAACAATAGCGATCCAACATACAAAGGCTTACCCACGGCTCAACACATTGCGGGCCTGCTGAATGTTTCACCTAATTATTTGGGTAGCTTACTTAAAACATTAACAGGACAAACCACACAACAACACATTCACAACAAGCTTATTGACATAGCCAAAGAAAAACTCTCAACGACAACCCTGACAATAAGTGAAATCGCTTATGAGCTAGGTTTTGAACATCCACAATCTTTCAGCAAGCTATTCAAGACAAAAACGAAGCTCTCGCCGTTGGAGTTTAGGCAGTCATTTAATTGA
- a CDS encoding SDR family NAD(P)-dependent oxidoreductase gives MDTKKVWFVTGASKGLGLSLVKKLLSNGYQVAATSRTVERLQQEVGTAAHFLPLEVDVTDEQSVRSAISKAIDTFGGIDVVVNNAGYIQFGTLEELTDREDRQNFDTNVFGALHVIRSVMPHFRNKRSGHVINVSSIGGLIGTFPSFGIYSATKFALAGLTESLSVEAKEFGIKATIVYPGYFRTSFLDKDSLRLPQNPIAGYTLARNSEQWHQTEMNGKQLGNPDKAAVAFIQLAESETPPLHFFMGSDALGMAYNKIEVLQNDLAANEALSRSTDF, from the coding sequence ATGGACACAAAAAAAGTATGGTTTGTAACAGGAGCATCCAAAGGATTGGGATTATCCTTAGTTAAAAAACTGTTGAGTAACGGATACCAGGTTGCCGCCACCTCCAGGACTGTTGAACGATTACAGCAGGAAGTTGGAACAGCTGCACATTTTCTGCCGTTGGAAGTAGATGTGACGGATGAACAAAGTGTAAGAAGCGCCATTTCAAAAGCCATTGACACCTTTGGTGGTATTGATGTGGTTGTAAACAACGCAGGTTATATACAATTTGGCACCTTGGAAGAATTGACCGACCGGGAAGACCGTCAAAATTTTGACACCAACGTGTTTGGTGCGCTGCATGTGATCAGAAGCGTTATGCCACATTTCCGCAACAAAAGATCAGGGCACGTTATCAACGTTTCTTCTATTGGAGGGCTGATCGGCACATTCCCGAGCTTTGGTATTTATAGTGCCACAAAATTTGCATTGGCTGGTCTTACAGAATCTTTATCTGTAGAAGCAAAAGAATTTGGGATAAAGGCAACGATTGTATATCCAGGGTATTTCCGCACTAGTTTTTTAGATAAAGACTCGCTTCGCCTTCCTCAAAATCCGATCGCCGGCTATACATTGGCAAGAAATTCTGAACAGTGGCACCAAACCGAAATGAATGGCAAGCAGTTGGGAAACCCTGACAAAGCAGCCGTTGCGTTTATTCAATTAGCGGAAAGCGAAACCCCGCCACTTCATTTCTTCATGGGAAGTGATGCGCTCGGAATGGCTTATAACAAAATTGAAGTGCTGCAAAATGACCTGGCCGCCAACGAAGCGCTGAGCAGGTCAACCGACTTTTAA